A single Maniola hyperantus chromosome 11, iAphHyp1.2, whole genome shotgun sequence DNA region contains:
- the LOC117986640 gene encoding tetraspanin-10-like isoform X2: MGMSRCYSMMKCLLIMFNVIFLSVGVGVCAFVSWALWDGRGAEGGAGRAGLCALGLWAVVLALGAIAALAGAIRGSASLLAAAFALLALSAVAEAAAAWWGAAHQPQLQQALRERLRHSLLHEYGALPARTQALDAIQRGLECCGVESARDWQQAAWARATGELDLSVQAPATYYWVPASCCTSTEEVECALARRVPAASGGGAGLHAAPCAPRVLGALRGAARAPLVAGAALLAAHGAALLLALALCLRAQPDTRYKA, from the exons ATGGGCATGTCACGCTGCTACTCCATGATGAAGTGTTTGCTGATCATGTTCAACGTTATATTCCTT AGCGTGGGCGTGGGCGTGTGCGCGTTCGTGTCGTGGGCGCTGTGGGACGGGCGCGGCGCGGAGGGCGGCGCCGGGCGCGCCGGCCTGTGCGCGCTCGGCCTGTGGGCCGTGGTGCTGGCGCTCGGAGCTATTGCTGCACTGGCAG GCGCGATCCGCGGCTCGGCGTCGCTGCTGGCGGCGGCGTTCGCGCTGCTGGCGCTGAGCGCGGTGGCGGAGGCGGCCGCGGCGTGGTGGGGCGCCGCGCACCAGCCGCAGCTGCAGCAG GCGCTGCGCGAGCGGCTGCGGCACTCGCTGCTGCACGAGTACGGCGCGCTGCCGGCGCGCACGCAGGCGCTCGACGCCATCCAGCGCGGG CTGGAGTGCTGCGGCGTGGAGAGCGCGCGCGACTGGCAGCAGGCGGCGTGGGCGCGCGCCACGGGCGAGCTGGACCTCAGCGTGCAGGCGCCGGCCACCTACTACTGGGTGCCCGCCTCGTGCTGCACG TCGACGGAGGAGGTGGAGTGCGCGCTGGCGCGGCGCGTGCCCGCGGCGTCGGGCGGCGGCGCCGGGCTGCACGCGGCGCCGTGCGCGCCGCGCGTGCTAGGCGCGCTGCGCGGCGCCGCGCGCGCACCGCTGGTCGCCGGCGCCGCGCTGCTGGCCGCGCACGGCGCCGCGCTGCTGCTGGCGCTGGCGCTGTGCCTGCGCGCGCAGCCCGACACGCGCTACAAGGCCTAG
- the LOC117986640 gene encoding leukocyte antigen CD37-like isoform X1 produces MGMSRCYSMMKCLLIMFNVIFLSVGVGVCAFVSWALWDGRGAEGGAGRAGLCALGLWAVVLALGAIAALAGAIRGSASLLAAAFALLALSAVAEAAAAWWGAAHQPQLQQLECCGVESARDWQQAAWARATGELDLSVQAPATYYWVPASCCTSTEEVECALARRVPAASGGGAGLHAAPCAPRVLGALRGAARAPLVAGAALLAAHGAALLLALALCLRAQPDTRYKA; encoded by the exons ATGGGCATGTCACGCTGCTACTCCATGATGAAGTGTTTGCTGATCATGTTCAACGTTATATTCCTT AGCGTGGGCGTGGGCGTGTGCGCGTTCGTGTCGTGGGCGCTGTGGGACGGGCGCGGCGCGGAGGGCGGCGCCGGGCGCGCCGGCCTGTGCGCGCTCGGCCTGTGGGCCGTGGTGCTGGCGCTCGGAGCTATTGCTGCACTGGCAG GCGCGATCCGCGGCTCGGCGTCGCTGCTGGCGGCGGCGTTCGCGCTGCTGGCGCTGAGCGCGGTGGCGGAGGCGGCCGCGGCGTGGTGGGGCGCCGCGCACCAGCCGCAGCTGCAGCAG CTGGAGTGCTGCGGCGTGGAGAGCGCGCGCGACTGGCAGCAGGCGGCGTGGGCGCGCGCCACGGGCGAGCTGGACCTCAGCGTGCAGGCGCCGGCCACCTACTACTGGGTGCCCGCCTCGTGCTGCACG TCGACGGAGGAGGTGGAGTGCGCGCTGGCGCGGCGCGTGCCCGCGGCGTCGGGCGGCGGCGCCGGGCTGCACGCGGCGCCGTGCGCGCCGCGCGTGCTAGGCGCGCTGCGCGGCGCCGCGCGCGCACCGCTGGTCGCCGGCGCCGCGCTGCTGGCCGCGCACGGCGCCGCGCTGCTGCTGGCGCTGGCGCTGTGCCTGCGCGCGCAGCCCGACACGCGCTACAAGGCCTAG
- the LOC138403044 gene encoding uncharacterized protein, with product MATVAITFFLITQFYIFKMDDASTVKPRKVSQREQRWSMNSQRLEEIVAELMKPISDVRRSFDTDLSALLEEYLTEAGLHALDAEEQGGAAVIPNFAELALLLQQSASIYSRKVDFLYQHVLDVSDSLQQSTQEIRNATAAEATPAGARRKRKASGAPEGFAALTLEGGAAPRREAAARPPPTLPRMFVELEPRAPSDADAPLCDYAGEPVGLLPDFHVAWRLQDGFLVEELRNAAGGGAAPRPVPLAELSAAIAAAAPPSPPPLPPRSPSPPPPPRSPPSPPPAAEPPPDAKRERKRRSDARPEDALDAQLRLTLTPALRRKLQTEREFSVPATWLRRVVRARSRGVLEHRRQHAQPEREKGFAGWSSAESAEPTQLPLGRRAEESDDDGFFEQSSLGDSDTSRVDDCSPAGVTVSAQGPRATQLPLGRRAEESDDDGFFEQSSLGDSDTSRVDDCSPAGVTVSAQGPRATQLPLGRRAEESDDDGFFEQSSLGDSDTSRVDDCSPAGVTVSAQGPRATQLPLGRRAEESDDDGFFEQSSLGDSDTSRVDDCSPAGVTVSAQGPRATQLPLGRRAEESDDDGFFEQSSLGDSDTSRVDDCSPAGVTVSAQGPRATQLPLGRRAEESDDDGFFEQSSLGDSDTSRVDDCSPAGVTVSAQGPRATQLPLGRRAEESDDDGFFEQSSLGDSDTSRVDDCSPAGVTVSAQGPRATQLPLGRRAEESDDDGFFEQSSLGDSDTSRVDDCSPAGVTVSAQGPRATQLPLGRRAEESDDDGFFEQSSLGDSDTSRVDDCSPAGVTVSAQGPRATQLPLGRRAEESDDDGFFEQSSLGDSDTSRVDDCSPAGVTVSAQGPRATQLPLGRRAEESDDDGFFEQSSLGDSDTSRVDDCSPAGVTVSAQGPRATQLPLGRRAEESDDDGFFEQSSLGDSDTSRVDDCSPAGVTVSAQGPRATQLPLGRRAEESDDDGFFEQSSLGDSDTSRVDDCSPAGVTVSAQGPRATQLPLGRRAEESDDDGFFEQSSLGDSDTSRVDDCSPAGVTVSAQGPRATQLPLGRRAEESDDDGFFEQSSLGDSDTSRVDDCSPAGVTVSAQGPRATQLPLGRRAEESDDDGFFEQSSLGDSDTSRVDDCSPAGVTVSAQGPRATQLPLGRRAEESDDDGFFEQSSLGDSDTSRVDDCSPAGVTVSAQGPRATQLPLGRRAEESDDDGFFEQSSLGDSDTSRVDDCSPAGVTVSAQGPRATQLPLGRRAEESDDDGFFEQSSLGDSDTSRVDDCSPAGVTVSAQGPRATQLPLGRRAEESDDDGFFEQSSLGDSDTSRVDDCSPAGVTVSAQGPRATQLPLGRRAEESDDDGFFEQSSLGDSDTSRVDDCSPAGVTVSAQGPRATQLPLGRRAEESDDDGFFEQSSLGDSDTSRVDDCSPAGVTVSAQGPRATQLPLGRRAEESDDDGFFEQSSLGDSDTSRVDDCSPAGVTVSAQGPRATQLPLGRRAEESDDDGFFEQSSLGDSDTSRVDDCSPAGVTVSAQGPRATQLPLGRRAEESDDDGFFEQSSLGDSDTSRVDDCSPAGVTVSAQGPRATQLPLGRRAEESDDDGFFEQSSLGDSDTSRVDDCSPAGVTVSAQGPRATQLPLGRRAEESDDDGFFEQSSLGDSDTSRVDDCSPAGVTVSAQGPRATQLPLGRRAEESDDDGFFEQSSLGDSDTSRVDDCSPAGVTVSAQGPRATQLPLGRRAEESDDDGFFEQSSLGDSDTSRVDDCSPAGVTVSAQGPRATQLPLGRRAEESDDDGFFEQSSLGDSDTSRVDDCSPAGVTALASGAVPEWSSWRARVVARAAAREDRGRDVQSAAAALLAACGELPPAPPFVALLARTAKDPSDVAELFLATLFLANAGNVQIVPGAPLSLDAFGVRLLSADQRLYRAALAAPAPAPTDQHT from the exons atggCCACCGTTGCTATTACGTTTTTCCTAATCacacaattttatatttttaagatggACGATGCCTCCACGGTGAAACCGAG AAAAGTATCCCAGCGAGAGCAACGGTGGAGCATGAATTCCCAAAGGCTGGAGGAGATAGTGGCGGAGCTGATGAAGCCCATCAGCGACGTCCGCCGCAGCTTCGACACGGACCTCAGCGCG TTGTTGGAGGAATACCTGACGGAGGCGGGCCTGCACGCGCTCGACGCGGAGGAGCAGGGCGGCGCGGCCGTCATCCCCAACTTCGCGGAGCTGGCGCTGCTGCTGCAGCAGTCGGCCAGCATCTACAGCCGCAAGGTGGACTTCCTCTACCAGCACGTGCTGGACGTCAGCGACTCGCTGCAGCAGAGCACACA GGAGATCCGCAACGCGACCGCGGCGGAGGCGAcgccggcgggcgcgcggcGCAAGCGCAAGGCGTCGGGCGCGCCCGAGGGCTTTGCGGCGCTGACGCTGgagggcggcgcggcgccgcggcgcgaggcggcggcgcggcCCCCGCCCACGCTGCCGCGCATGTTCGTGGAGCTGGAGCCGCGCGCGCCGAGCGACGCCGACGCGCCGCTGTGCGACTACGCGGGCGAGCCCGTGGGGCTGCTGCCCGACTTCCACGTGGCCTGGCGCCTGCAG GACGGGTTCCTGGTGGAGGAGCTGCGGaacgcggcgggcggcggcgcggcgccgcgcCCCGTGCCGCTCGCCGAGCTGTCGGCCGCCatcgccgccgccgcgccgccgtcgccgccgccgctgccgccgcGCTCGCCGtccccgccgccgccgccgcgctcgCCGCCctcgccgccgcccgccgccgagCCGCCGCCCGACGCCAAGCGCGAGCGCAAGCGGCGCAGCGACGCGCGGCCCGAGGATGCGCTGGACGCGCAGCTGCGGCTCACGCTCACGCCAG CGCTGCGCCGCAAGCTGCAGACGGAGCGCGAGTTCAGCGTGCCCGCCACGTGGCTGCGGCGCGTGGTGCGCGCGCGCAGCCGCGGCGTGCTCGAGCACCGCCGGCAGCACGCGCAGCCCGAGCGAGAGAAAG GGTTCGCGGGCTGGAGCAGTGCGGAGAGCGCGGAGCCCACGCAGCTGCCGCTCGGCCGCCGCGCGGAGGAGAGCGACGACGACGGCTTCTTCGAGCAGAGCTCGCTGGGCGACTCCGACACGTCGCGCGTCGACGACTGCAGCCCCGCCGGCGTCACGGTGAGTGCGCAGGGTCCGCGGGCCACGCAGCTGCCGCTCGGCCGCCGCGCGGAGGAGAGCGACGACGACGGCTTCTTCGAGCAGAGCTCGCTGGGCGACTCCGACACGTCGCGCGTCGACGACTGCAGCCCCGCCGGCGTCACGGTGAGTGCGCAGGGTCCGCGGGCCACGCAGCTGCCGCTCGGCCGCCGCGCGGAGGAGAGCGACGACGACGGCTTCTTCGAGCAGAGCTCGCTGGGCGACTCCGACACGTCGCGCGTCGACGACTGCAGCCCCGCCGGCGTCACGGTGAGTGCGCAGGGTCCGCGGGCCACGCAGCTGCCGCTCGGCCGCCGCGCGGAGGAGAGCGACGACGACGGCTTCTTCGAGCAGAGCTCGCTGGGCGACTCCGACACGTCGCGCGTCGACGACTGCAGCCCCGCCGGCGTCACGGTGAGTGCGCAGGGTCCGCGGGCCACGCAGCTGCCGCTCGGCCGCCGCGCGGAGGAGAGCGACGACGACGGCTTCTTCGAGCAGAGCTCGCTGGGCGACTCCGACACGTCGCGCGTCGACGACTGCAGCCCCGCCGGCGTCACGGTGAGTGCGCAGGGTCCGCGGGCCACGCAGCTGCCGCTCGGCCGCCGCGCGGAGGAGAGCGACGACGACGGCTTCTTCGAGCAGAGCTCGCTGGGCGACTCCGACACGTCGCGCGTCGACGACTGCAGCCCCGCCGGCGTCACGGTGAGTGCGCAGGGTCCGCGGGCCACGCAGCTGCCGCTCGGCCGCCGCGCGGAGGAGAGCGACGACGACGGCTTCTTCGAGCAGAGCTCGCTGGGCGACTCCGACACGTCGCGCGTCGACGACTGCAGCCCCGCCGGCGTCACGGTGAGTGCGCAGGGTCCGCGGGCCACGCAGCTGCCGCTCGGCCGCCGCGCGGAGGAGAGCGACGACGACGGCTTCTTCGAGCAGAGCTCGCTGGGCGACTCCGACACGTCGCGCGTCGACGACTGCAGCCCCGCCGGCGTCACGGTGAGTGCGCAGGGTCCGCGGGCCACGCAGCTGCCGCTCGGCCGCCGCGCGGAGGAGAGCGACGACGACGGCTTCTTCGAGCAGAGCTCGCTGGGCGACTCCGACACGTCGCGCGTCGACGACTGCAGCCCCGCCGGCGTCACGGTGAGTGCGCAGGGTCCGCGGGCCACGCAGCTGCCGCTCGGCCGCCGCGCGGAGGAGAGCGACGACGACGGCTTCTTCGAGCAGAGCTCGCTGGGCGACTCCGACACGTCGCGCGTCGACGACTGCAGCCCCGCCGGCGTCACGGTGAGTGCGCAGGGTCCACGGGCCACGCAGCTGCCGCTCGGCCGCCGCGCGGAGGAGAGCGACGACGACGGCTTCTTCGAGCAGAGCTCGCTGGGCGACTCCGACACGTCGCGCGTCGACGACTGCAGCCCCGCCGGCGTCACGGTGAGTGCGCAGGGTCCGCGGGCCACGCAGCTGCCGCTCGGCCGCCGCGCGGAGGAGAGCGACGACGACGGCTTCTTCGAGCAGAGCTCGCTGGGCGACTCCGACACGTCGCGCGTCGACGACTGCAGCCCCGCCGGCGTCACGGTGAGTGCGCAGGGTCCACGGGCCACGCAGCTGCCGCTCGGCCGCCGCGCGGAGGAGAGCGACGACGACGGCTTCTTCGAGCAGAGCTCGCTGGGCGACTCCGACACGTCGCGCGTCGACGACTGCAGCCCCGCCGGCGTCACGGTGAGTGCGCAGGGTCCGCGGGCCACGCAGCTGCCGCTCGGCCGCCGCGCGGAGGAGAGCGACGACGACGGCTTCTTCGAGCAGAGCTCGCTGGGCGACTCCGACACGTCGCGCGTCGACGACTGCAGCCCCGCCGGCGTCACGGTGAGTGCGCAGGGTCCGCGGGCCACGCAGCTGCCGCTCGGCCGCCGCGCGGAGGAGAGCGACGACGACGGCTTCTTCGAGCAGAGCTCGCTGGGCGACTCCGACACGTCGCGCGTCGACGACTGCAGCCCCGCCGGCGTCACGGTGAGTGCGCAGGGTCCGCGGGCCACGCAGCTGCCGCTCGGCCGCCGCGCGGAGGAGAGCGACGACGACGGCTTCTTCGAGCAGAGCTCGCTGGGCGACTCCGACACGTCGCGCGTCGACGACTGCAGCCCCGCCGGCGTCACGGTGAGTGCGCAGGGTCCGCGGGCCACGCAGCTGCCGCTCGGCCGCCGCGCGGAGGAGAGCGACGACGACGGCTTCTTCGAGCAGAGCTCGCTGGGCGACTCCGACACGTCGCGCGTCGACGACTGCAGCCCCGCCGGCGTCACGGTGAGTGCGCAGGGTCCGCGGGCCACGCAGCTGCCGCTCGGCCGCCGCGCGGAGGAGAGCGACGACGACGGCTTCTTCGAGCAGAGCTCGCTGGGCGACTCCGACACGTCGCGCGTCGACGACTGCAGCCCCGCCGGCGTCACGGTGAGTGCGCAGGGTCCGCGGGCCACGCAGCTGCCGCTCGGCCGCCGCGCGGAGGAGAGCGACGACGACGGCTTCTTCGAGCAGAGCTCGCTGGGCGACTCCGACACGTCGCGCGTCGACGACTGCAGCCCCGCCGGCGTCACGGTGAGTGCGCAGGGTCCGCGGGCCACGCAGCTGCCGCTCGGCCGCCGCGCGGAGGAGAGCGACGACGACGGCTTCTTCGAGCAGAGCTCGCTGGGCGACTCCGACACGTCGCGCGTCGACGACTGCAGCCCCGCCGGCGTCACGGTGAGTGCGCAGGGTCCGCGGGCCACGCAGCTGCCGCTCGGCCGCCGCGCGGAGGAGAGCGACGACGACGGCTTCTTCGAGCAGAGCTCGCTGGGCGACTCCGACACGTCGCGCGTCGACGACTGCAGCCCCGCCGGCGTCACGGTGAGTGCGCAGGGTCCGCGGGCCACGCAGCTGCCGCTCGGCCGCCGCGCGGAGGAGAGCGACGACGACGGCTTCTTCGAGCAGAGCTCGCTGGGCGACTCCGACACGTCGCGCGTCGACGACTGCAGCCCCGCCGGCGTCACGGTGAGTGCGCAGGGTCCGCGGGCCACGCAGCTGCCGCTCGGCCGCCGCGCGGAGGAGAGCGACGACGACGGCTTCTTCGAGCAGAGCTCGCTGGGCGACTCCGACACGTCGCGCGTCGACGACTGCAGCCCCGCCGGCGTCACGGTGAGTGCGCAGGGTCCGCGGGCCACGCAGCTGCCGCTCGGCCGCCGCGCGGAGGAGAGCGACGACGACGGCTTCTTCGAGCAGAGCTCGCTGGGCGACTCCGACACGTCGCGCGTCGACGACTGCAGCCCCGCCGGCGTCACGGTGAGTGCGCAGGGTCCGCGGGCCACGCAGCTGCCGCTCGGCCGCCGCGCGGAGGAGAGCGACGACGACGGCTTCTTCGAGCAGAGCTCGCTGGGCGACTCCGACACGTCGCGCGTCGACGACTGCAGCCCCGCCGGCGTCACGGTGAGTGCGCAGGGTCCGCGGGCCACGCAGCTGCCGCTCGGCCGCCGCGCGGAGGAGAGCGACGACGACGGCTTCTTCGAGCAGAGCTCGCTGGGCGACTCCGACACGTCGCGCGTCGACGACTGCAGCCCCGCCGGCGTCACGGTGAGTGCGCAGGGTCCGCGGGCCACGCAGCTGCCGCTCGGCCGCCGCGCGGAGGAGAGCGACGACGACGGCTTCTTCGAGCAGAGCTCGCTGGGCGACTCCGACACGTCGCGCGTCGACGACTGCAGCCCCGCCGGCGTCACGGTGAGTGCGCAGGGTCCGCGGGCCACGCAGCTGCCGCTCGGCCGCCGCGCGGAGGAGAGCGACGACGACGGCTTCTTCGAGCAGAGCTCGCTGGGCGACTCCGACACGTCGCGCGTCGACGACTGCAGCCCCGCCGGCGTCACGGTGAGTGCGCAGGGTCCGCGGGCCACGCAGCTGCCGCTCGGCCGCCGCGCGGAGGAGAGCGACGACGACGGCTTCTTCGAGCAGAGCTCGCTGGGCGACTCCGACACGTCGCGCGTCGACGACTGCAGCCCCGCCGGCGTCACGGTGAGTGCGCAGGGTCCGCGGGCCACGCAGCTGCCGCTCGGCCGCCGCGCGGAGGAGAGCGACGACGACGGCTTCTTCGAGCAGAGCTCGCTGGGCGACTCCGACACGTCGCGCGTCGACGACTGCAGCCCCGCCGGCGTCACG GCGCTGGCGAGCGGCGCCGTGCCCGAGTGGTCGTCGTGGCGCGCGCGGGTGGTGGCGCGCGCGGCGGCACGCGAGGATCGCGGGCGCGACGTGCAGAGCGCGGCGGCCGCGTTGCTGGCGGCGTGCGGCGAACTGCCTCCCGCGCCGCCGTTCGTCGCGCTGCTGGCGCGCACCGCCAAGGACCCGTCCGACGTGGCCGAGCTGTTCCTGGCGACGCTCTTCCTG GCGAACGCGGGCAACGTGCAGATCGTGCCGGGCGCGCCGCTGTCGCTGGACGCGTTCGGCGTGCGGCTGCTGAGCGCCGACCAGCGCCTGTACCGCGCCGCGCtggccgcgcccgcgcccgcgcccacCGACCAGCACACGTAG